A stretch of Geomonas oryzisoli DNA encodes these proteins:
- a CDS encoding transporter produces MIRTGICGKVVGGLLVVGSLLVPAAVRAEGPALSATLGFEFATGDYGTGVTTRSVYLPLTVALAATDRLGFSLEVPYVYQSNSAVNTGVLLGSGGQMAGMQKEVAAMNGQHGGSGSMSSAKPDSYGRSSSGVGDITAKAGYVLVPEGELMPRIRPYLFVKFPTGDENKALGTGAFDEGGAVEFFKQVDRWYSFVETGYTVQGHSSLLPLKDYFSFNAGTGYEVTDSLLPMLVVKSSTAPIEGASALVETRLKLKYLATGHTSIEGYLAKGWTRSSADYGSGIAVSYDF; encoded by the coding sequence ATGATCAGGACGGGTATCTGCGGCAAGGTCGTTGGCGGTTTGTTGGTGGTGGGATCGTTGCTGGTCCCGGCGGCGGTGAGGGCGGAAGGGCCGGCGCTCTCCGCCACCCTCGGCTTCGAGTTCGCTACGGGCGATTACGGCACCGGCGTCACGACGCGGTCCGTCTATCTTCCCTTGACCGTAGCGCTCGCAGCCACCGACCGGCTCGGTTTTTCACTGGAAGTACCGTATGTCTACCAGAGCAATTCCGCCGTCAACACCGGCGTGCTGCTCGGCTCCGGCGGGCAGATGGCCGGGATGCAAAAAGAAGTCGCGGCCATGAACGGTCAGCACGGCGGCAGCGGCTCCATGTCCTCCGCCAAGCCCGACAGCTACGGCCGCTCCTCGAGCGGTGTCGGCGACATCACAGCCAAGGCCGGTTACGTCCTGGTGCCGGAGGGGGAGCTCATGCCGCGGATCCGTCCCTACCTTTTCGTGAAGTTTCCCACCGGAGACGAGAACAAGGCCCTGGGCACCGGGGCCTTCGACGAGGGGGGCGCGGTCGAATTCTTCAAACAGGTGGACCGGTGGTATTCCTTCGTGGAAACCGGTTACACCGTACAGGGGCATTCCTCGCTGCTGCCCCTGAAGGATTACTTTAGCTTCAACGCGGGAACTGGCTACGAGGTAACGGATTCGCTGTTGCCCATGCTGGTGGTGAAGAGCTCAACCGCTCCCATCGAGGGGGCAAGCGCCCTGGTGGAAACGCGCCTCAAGCTCAAGTACCTGGCCACCGGTCACACCAGCATCGAAGGGTATCTTGCCAAGGGGTGGACCCGCAGCAGCGCCGATTACGGTAGCGGCATCGCGGTTTCTTACGACTTTTGA
- a CDS encoding sigma-54-dependent transcriptional regulator, whose product MKGSVLVVEDDETFRAFVQTILQDEGYQVECAADGAKALRLLRQTGFDVVVSDLKLPGKSGLDLFRETRPDPGAPPFIFLTAFGTVDEAVCAIKEGAVDFLTKPLQDPQALLTLVQRTIETQGRARDYLSLKESEIAGLPPEELLFAGDAMRVVRQLVHDVAVTMANVLIFGESGTGKELVARTIHLMSPRSKAAFIAINCAAIPENLLESELFGHEKGAFTGAVQARQGKFELAKGGTIFLDEIGEMPLSLQAKLLRVIQERSFERVGGTREIKADVRIVAATNRNLRDEVAERRFREDLYYRLNVFPLQLPPLRERTDAIASLAEYFMHRFSSQLGKTLKGIEHEALSALRRYHWPGNVRELQNVMERAVILAKDLVRARTLPDEIMTSAQVGQLDSRERLKGAERDLIAQAIAKHGGNRRLAAGELGISRRSLQYKLKEYGFLDEG is encoded by the coding sequence ATGAAGGGATCAGTGCTGGTTGTTGAGGATGACGAGACCTTTCGAGCCTTCGTGCAGACCATTTTGCAGGACGAAGGGTACCAGGTGGAATGCGCAGCCGACGGCGCCAAGGCGTTGCGCCTGTTGCGCCAGACCGGCTTCGACGTGGTGGTGTCCGACCTGAAGCTACCCGGAAAGAGCGGGCTTGACCTGTTCCGGGAGACGCGGCCCGATCCCGGTGCGCCCCCCTTCATCTTCCTCACCGCCTTCGGCACCGTTGATGAAGCCGTCTGCGCCATCAAGGAGGGGGCGGTGGACTTCCTGACCAAACCGCTTCAGGATCCCCAGGCGCTGCTCACCCTGGTGCAACGGACCATCGAGACGCAGGGGCGCGCCCGTGACTACCTCTCCCTGAAGGAGTCCGAGATCGCCGGACTGCCGCCGGAGGAACTGCTGTTCGCCGGCGACGCCATGCGCGTGGTGCGGCAACTGGTTCACGATGTGGCGGTCACTATGGCCAACGTGCTGATCTTTGGCGAAAGCGGCACCGGCAAGGAACTGGTGGCACGGACCATCCACCTGATGAGCCCGAGAAGCAAGGCTGCCTTTATCGCCATAAACTGCGCCGCCATTCCGGAAAACCTCTTGGAAAGCGAGCTGTTCGGCCACGAGAAGGGGGCCTTTACCGGTGCCGTACAGGCGCGCCAGGGCAAGTTCGAGCTGGCCAAGGGGGGCACCATCTTCCTGGACGAAATAGGCGAGATGCCGCTTTCCCTCCAGGCCAAACTGCTGCGCGTCATCCAGGAGCGGTCCTTCGAGAGGGTGGGGGGGACCCGGGAGATAAAGGCCGATGTCCGCATCGTCGCCGCGACCAACCGCAACCTGCGCGATGAAGTCGCCGAGCGGCGCTTCCGCGAAGATCTCTACTACCGGCTTAACGTCTTCCCGCTGCAACTGCCACCGCTTCGGGAAAGGACTGATGCCATCGCTAGTTTGGCTGAATACTTCATGCATCGCTTCAGCTCGCAGCTGGGCAAGACGCTGAAGGGGATCGAGCACGAGGCGCTGTCCGCTCTGCGTCGTTATCATTGGCCAGGCAACGTCCGCGAGCTGCAAAACGTGATGGAAAGGGCGGTGATCCTCGCCAAGGACCTGGTCCGGGCACGAACGCTTCCGGACGAGATCATGACCTCCGCCCAGGTGGGGCAACTGGACAGCCGGGAGCGCCTGAAAGGAGCGGAGCGCGACCTGATCGCGCAGGCGATCGCGAAACATGGCGGCAACCGCCGCCTCGCAGCAGGGGAGCTCGGCATCTCCCGGCGCTCGTTGCAGTACAAACTGAAGGAGTATGGCTTCCTGGATGAGGGATGA
- a CDS encoding DNA-binding protein, whose translation MIMALLLNGVWVGEASAGFLGFGSDDKGKSGLDFNRGYDLNTVGSVSGRVTAAPHQVENEQYIVEVQTASGAVSLSVGPGAYWQKRGIAVRINDEISAKGARAQGRDGKDYLLTQKLVNRTTGAAVELRSESGEPAWSVKGAGSGARAQDNRFGAGGGSGFGGGFMRGGGMMGGGMRR comes from the coding sequence ATGATCATGGCTTTGCTCCTGAACGGGGTGTGGGTCGGGGAAGCTTCCGCGGGCTTTCTCGGCTTCGGCTCCGACGACAAGGGGAAAAGCGGTCTTGACTTCAACCGGGGCTACGACCTCAACACGGTGGGGAGCGTATCCGGGCGTGTCACTGCCGCACCGCACCAGGTAGAAAACGAGCAGTACATCGTGGAGGTGCAGACCGCCTCCGGCGCCGTGAGCCTGAGTGTGGGACCGGGCGCCTACTGGCAGAAAAGAGGAATCGCCGTCCGGATCAACGACGAGATCAGCGCCAAGGGAGCCCGGGCGCAGGGGCGGGACGGCAAAGATTACCTGTTGACCCAGAAACTGGTGAACAGGACCACGGGAGCCGCTGTCGAACTGCGCAGCGAGAGCGGCGAACCGGCCTGGTCGGTGAAAGGAGCCGGATCAGGTGCCCGCGCGCAGGATAACAGGTTTGGCGCCGGCGGCGGCAGCGGCTTCGGCGGCGGCTTCATGCGTGGGGGCGGTATGATGGGCGGCGGCATGCGGCGCTAG
- a CDS encoding ATP-binding protein, which translates to MLKRLEVKIIVSLALILTAMIAVYGWWTGSRQQSIYVQALSDNLRVLAHGLADSAAGFIVIQEYAGLEAHMLNAAQMPDVVSIQVIEPNGNLLCNIERPSRSTPPRLVYGNKAVTVLTKAESLLMRQGDQLVFWAPISAGTHLGWVRMAFSLETANQLQLATWHSSLQIGALWILVGTLLMVLVVKRPLRAIAELSRFAQELQDRKGAQVSVQRGVYEIDLLADALNHSSTQLRDAEQRLIAEQERLTVTLQSIGEGVIATDTNDRIVLLNQVAETLTGWTEAEARHHRLDQVLKVAGEKEHSEVMAELHHVIEARQALELAGQHTLVSQSGTERTVTVNSAPIIDSSGELGGMVLVIRDITEKAKMEAEKRGLTQQLVQSQKMEAIGQLAGGVAHDFNNMLGVIMGHAELGILTAEPAGPMHERLKEILDAAKRSADITKQLLAFSRQQHAEPKVLDLNETIARMLKMLHRLIGEDIDLSWSPGFDLWKVKLDPSQLDQVMANLCVNARDAIAGVGRIEIYTQNVALNLHDQARMADLVPGDYVMLEVSDSGRGMSREVMDRIFEPFYTTKELGRGTGLGLATVFGIVKQNNGNIEVASEPGHGATFRIYLPAVHEVAHEAKPERERPVGGTESILVVEDEPAIMEIGTTILSQLGYTVYAAGSPEQAIEIAADPGKRIDLLLTDIIMPGMNGRDLSERLLKTRPSLKCLFMSGYTADVIAERGKVDEDMCFLQKPFTMQSLAHKVREVLTES; encoded by the coding sequence ATCGCCGTTTACGGCTGGTGGACCGGAAGCCGGCAGCAGTCGATCTACGTCCAGGCGCTCTCGGACAACCTGCGGGTCCTCGCCCATGGACTCGCGGACAGCGCCGCCGGTTTCATCGTCATCCAGGAATACGCCGGGCTCGAGGCGCACATGCTTAACGCGGCGCAGATGCCCGATGTCGTGTCAATACAGGTAATTGAGCCTAACGGCAACCTGTTGTGCAACATCGAGCGCCCCTCGCGCAGCACCCCTCCCCGACTCGTGTACGGAAACAAGGCAGTCACCGTCCTTACCAAGGCGGAATCCTTGCTCATGCGCCAGGGCGACCAACTGGTGTTCTGGGCGCCCATTTCCGCAGGGACCCACCTTGGATGGGTGCGGATGGCCTTCAGCCTGGAAACGGCCAACCAGCTGCAGCTGGCTACGTGGCACAGCAGTCTGCAGATCGGCGCGCTCTGGATCCTGGTCGGCACCCTTTTGATGGTCCTCGTGGTCAAACGACCGCTGCGTGCCATTGCCGAGCTCAGCCGTTTCGCCCAGGAGCTGCAGGATCGCAAGGGAGCCCAGGTCTCGGTGCAGCGGGGAGTCTACGAAATCGACCTCCTTGCCGATGCATTGAACCATTCCTCCACCCAACTGCGCGACGCCGAACAGCGCCTGATCGCGGAACAGGAAAGACTTACCGTTACCCTGCAGTCCATCGGCGAGGGCGTCATCGCCACCGACACCAACGACCGCATCGTGCTGCTGAACCAGGTTGCCGAGACACTCACCGGCTGGACCGAGGCAGAAGCACGGCACCACCGGCTTGATCAGGTGCTGAAAGTAGCGGGAGAAAAAGAGCACTCAGAGGTGATGGCGGAACTGCACCACGTGATAGAGGCGAGACAGGCCCTTGAATTAGCCGGACAACACACCCTCGTTTCCCAAAGCGGCACCGAGCGCACCGTAACCGTCAACAGTGCGCCCATCATCGACAGTTCGGGAGAACTGGGGGGGATGGTCCTCGTAATCCGCGACATCACCGAAAAAGCCAAGATGGAGGCCGAAAAGCGCGGATTGACGCAACAGTTGGTGCAGTCCCAGAAGATGGAGGCGATCGGCCAGTTGGCGGGCGGAGTAGCCCATGACTTCAACAACATGCTGGGCGTGATCATGGGGCACGCCGAACTGGGCATACTGACCGCAGAGCCTGCCGGCCCGATGCACGAACGGCTCAAGGAGATTCTCGACGCGGCCAAGCGCTCGGCAGACATCACCAAGCAGTTGCTGGCCTTCTCGAGGCAGCAGCACGCCGAGCCCAAGGTACTCGATCTGAATGAGACCATTGCGCGGATGCTCAAAATGCTGCATCGCCTGATCGGCGAAGATATAGACCTGTCCTGGTCGCCAGGATTCGACCTCTGGAAAGTGAAACTGGACCCGTCACAACTGGACCAGGTCATGGCCAATCTCTGCGTCAACGCGCGCGACGCCATTGCCGGGGTCGGCAGGATAGAGATATATACCCAGAACGTTGCCCTTAACCTGCATGACCAGGCACGGATGGCCGACCTGGTGCCCGGCGACTACGTGATGCTGGAAGTTTCGGACAGCGGGCGCGGCATGTCCCGGGAGGTCATGGACCGGATCTTCGAGCCCTTTTACACCACGAAGGAGCTTGGGCGCGGTACCGGGCTCGGGCTCGCCACGGTGTTCGGCATCGTCAAGCAAAACAACGGCAACATCGAGGTGGCCAGTGAACCCGGCCATGGTGCAACCTTCCGTATCTATCTGCCCGCGGTGCATGAGGTCGCCCACGAGGCGAAGCCGGAGAGGGAACGGCCGGTGGGAGGAACGGAGAGCATCCTGGTTGTCGAGGACGAACCGGCCATCATGGAGATAGGAACCACCATCCTGTCCCAGTTAGGCTACACCGTCTATGCGGCAGGCTCGCCCGAGCAGGCCATCGAAATCGCTGCCGACCCCGGCAAGCGGATCGATCTGCTTCTGACCGACATCATCATGCCCGGGATGAACGGTCGTGACCTGTCCGAGCGGTTGCTGAAAACCCGCCCCAGCCTCAAGTGCCTGTTCATGTCGGGGTACACTGCCGATGTCATCGCAGAGCGGGGCAAGGTGGACGAGGACATGTGCTTTCTACAAAAGCCCTTCACCATGCAGTCACTGGCGCACAAGGTGAGGGAGGTCCTGACCGAGTCCTGA
- a CDS encoding efflux RND transporter permease subunit, which yields MIEKIIEYSARNRVIVLMLFALLIAWGVWAVYKTPVDAIPDLSDNQVIVFTDYPGRSPQVVEDQVTYPLAVNLQGLPQVRAVRASSAFGFSMIYVIFEDKADIYWARTRVLERLNYAASLLPQGVVPTLGPDGTGVGHVFWYTLEGKGYDLEQLRTLQDWFVRYQLNTVPGVAEVASIGGFVREYQVDLDPNRLFAYNIKVGQVADAIKKSNNDVGGRLLEQADAEYLIRGRGYVKSTADLENIVVGADMRGTPIYVKNLGTVQLGGAIRRGMLDMNGQGEAVGGIVVMRYGENAKDVIDRVKEKIVSLEKGLPPGVKIMVSYDRSDLIERAIHTLKHSLIEESVVVSLVILVFLLHFQSALVIVLTLPIAVLISFITMKLMGVTSNIMSLGGIAIAIGVLVDAGVIMVENCYRHLSEMPPEERKEKRLDVIITSAKQVGRAIFFSLAIIILSFVPVFLLEGQEGKMFHPLAFTKTFSMMGSAFIAITLVPVLMYFLMRGKMPPESSNPVSSFFIKLYSPVIRWVLKWKKTTIALNVVALAIAIPMFMSIGSEFMPPLDEGSLLYMPVTLPNISINEAKRLIQVQDTVIKSVPEVEHVLGKVGRAETSTDPAPVSMFESIIILKPKEKWRPGVTKADIVAELDGKLQQIGVRNGWTQPIINRINMLSTGVRTDLGVKIFGSDLNVLKDLAVQAEGILKTVPGAADVVAERVTGGNYIDIDIDREAAARYGVSVGDIQEVISTALGGEMLSTSVEGRNRFPIRLRYMREMRSDIPSIQRILVSGMEGAQVPLSLVTKLKVSTGAPEINSEGGLLRSIVFLNVRGRDMGGFVNEAKTVLEKQMKLPPGYYVAWSGQWENQVRAKARLQMLVPAGILIIFILLYFTFHSALEASMVMLSVPFALVGGVYLVKLLGYNMSVAVWVGFIALYGIAVETGVVMVIYLHEALDRKLLKGAVTEQDIYDATFEGAVLRLRPKLMTVAVALLGLVPIMWSSGTGADVMKPIAAPMIGGMISSAVHVLIMTPVIFVLMKKHDLKKGKLKYSGMKH from the coding sequence ATGATTGAAAAGATCATCGAATATTCCGCCCGCAACCGGGTGATAGTGCTGATGCTGTTCGCCCTGCTGATCGCCTGGGGCGTCTGGGCCGTGTACAAGACGCCGGTGGACGCGATACCGGATCTCTCCGACAACCAGGTCATCGTCTTCACCGATTACCCGGGCCGTTCGCCGCAGGTGGTCGAGGACCAGGTAACGTATCCGCTCGCGGTGAACCTGCAAGGGCTGCCGCAGGTGCGCGCCGTGCGCGCTTCTTCCGCCTTCGGTTTCTCCATGATCTACGTGATCTTCGAGGACAAGGCCGACATCTACTGGGCTAGGACCCGCGTCCTCGAGCGGCTGAACTACGCCGCGAGCCTGTTGCCGCAGGGCGTCGTGCCGACCCTGGGCCCGGATGGCACCGGCGTCGGCCACGTGTTCTGGTACACCCTGGAAGGAAAGGGGTACGACCTGGAGCAACTGCGGACGCTGCAGGACTGGTTCGTGCGCTACCAGCTCAACACGGTCCCCGGCGTGGCCGAGGTCGCCTCCATCGGCGGCTTCGTGCGCGAGTACCAGGTCGACCTCGACCCCAACCGCCTCTTCGCCTACAACATCAAGGTCGGGCAGGTGGCCGATGCCATCAAGAAGTCCAACAACGACGTTGGGGGCAGGCTCCTGGAGCAGGCCGACGCCGAGTACCTGATCCGCGGGCGCGGCTACGTCAAATCCACCGCTGACCTTGAGAATATCGTGGTGGGCGCCGACATGCGCGGCACGCCCATCTACGTTAAGAACCTGGGCACCGTGCAGCTCGGCGGCGCCATCCGGCGCGGCATGCTGGACATGAACGGGCAGGGCGAGGCCGTGGGCGGCATCGTGGTCATGCGCTACGGCGAGAACGCGAAGGACGTCATCGACCGGGTCAAGGAGAAGATCGTCTCCCTGGAAAAGGGTCTCCCCCCGGGCGTCAAGATCATGGTTTCCTATGACCGCAGCGACCTGATCGAGCGCGCCATCCACACCCTGAAGCACTCGCTGATCGAGGAATCGGTGGTGGTGTCGCTGGTCATCCTCGTGTTCCTGCTGCACTTCCAGAGCGCCCTGGTCATCGTGCTGACGCTCCCCATCGCGGTGCTGATCTCCTTCATTACCATGAAGCTCATGGGGGTCACCTCGAACATCATGTCGCTGGGCGGGATCGCCATCGCCATCGGCGTACTGGTCGACGCCGGCGTCATCATGGTGGAGAACTGCTACCGCCACCTCTCCGAGATGCCGCCCGAGGAGCGGAAGGAAAAACGCCTGGACGTCATCATCACCTCCGCGAAGCAGGTGGGGCGCGCCATCTTCTTCTCGCTGGCCATCATCATCCTCTCCTTCGTGCCGGTGTTCCTGCTCGAAGGGCAGGAAGGGAAGATGTTCCACCCGCTCGCCTTCACCAAGACCTTCTCGATGATGGGGTCGGCCTTCATCGCCATCACGTTGGTGCCCGTTTTGATGTATTTCCTGATGCGCGGCAAGATGCCGCCGGAGAGCTCGAACCCGGTCTCCAGCTTCTTCATCAAGCTCTATTCGCCGGTGATTCGGTGGGTGCTGAAATGGAAGAAGACCACCATCGCGCTGAACGTGGTGGCGCTCGCCATCGCCATCCCGATGTTCATGAGCATAGGCAGCGAGTTCATGCCGCCCTTGGACGAGGGCTCGCTGCTGTACATGCCGGTTACGCTCCCCAATATCTCCATCAACGAGGCGAAGCGCCTGATCCAGGTGCAGGACACCGTGATCAAGAGCGTGCCGGAGGTGGAGCACGTACTCGGCAAGGTCGGGCGCGCCGAGACCTCGACCGACCCGGCGCCGGTCTCCATGTTCGAGAGCATCATCATCCTGAAGCCCAAGGAGAAGTGGCGCCCCGGTGTCACCAAGGCCGACATCGTCGCGGAGCTGGACGGCAAGCTGCAGCAGATCGGCGTCAGAAACGGCTGGACCCAGCCCATCATCAACCGCATCAACATGCTCTCCACCGGCGTGCGTACCGACTTGGGCGTCAAGATCTTCGGCTCCGACTTGAACGTGCTCAAGGACCTCGCGGTGCAGGCCGAAGGGATCCTGAAGACAGTGCCAGGCGCTGCGGACGTCGTCGCCGAGCGCGTCACCGGCGGCAACTACATCGACATCGACATCGACCGCGAAGCAGCGGCGCGTTACGGTGTGTCGGTGGGGGACATCCAGGAGGTGATTTCCACCGCGCTTGGCGGCGAGATGCTCTCCACCTCCGTTGAAGGGCGCAACCGTTTCCCGATCCGCCTGCGTTACATGCGCGAGATGCGCAGCGACATCCCGTCCATCCAGCGCATCCTCGTTTCGGGGATGGAGGGGGCGCAGGTGCCGCTCTCGCTGGTGACCAAGCTGAAGGTCTCCACCGGTGCGCCGGAGATCAACAGCGAAGGCGGTCTCTTGCGCTCCATCGTTTTCCTCAACGTCCGCGGGCGTGACATGGGTGGCTTCGTCAACGAGGCGAAAACGGTGCTGGAGAAGCAGATGAAGCTTCCGCCGGGTTACTACGTCGCCTGGTCCGGTCAGTGGGAGAACCAGGTGCGCGCCAAGGCGCGGCTGCAGATGCTCGTTCCCGCCGGCATCCTGATCATCTTCATCCTGCTCTATTTCACCTTCCACTCCGCGCTGGAGGCGAGCATGGTCATGTTGTCGGTCCCCTTCGCGCTGGTCGGCGGGGTGTACCTGGTGAAGCTTCTCGGCTACAACATGTCCGTAGCCGTCTGGGTCGGCTTCATCGCCCTCTACGGCATCGCGGTCGAGACCGGTGTGGTCATGGTCATCTACCTGCACGAGGCGCTGGACCGCAAACTGCTCAAGGGGGCGGTGACCGAGCAGGACATCTACGACGCCACCTTCGAAGGGGCGGTCCTCAGGCTGCGTCCCAAGCTGATGACCGTCGCGGTCGCCCTGCTTGGCCTGGTGCCCATCATGTGGTCTTCCGGTACCGGCGCCGACGTGATGAAACCGATCGCGGCACCGATGATCGGCGGGATGATCTCGTCCGCGGTGCACGTTCTGATCATGACCCCGGTCATCTTCGTGCTGATGAAGAAGCACGACCTGAAGAAAGGGAAGCTCAAGTACTCCGGCATGAAGCATTAG
- a CDS encoding GerMN domain-containing protein, translating to MTKTNLARTVRGVFLLLLLAVFAGCTSRQETPPEAKGRVNATGAFVKYFGPVPPVDKGTCYGFVIYFPSAKDPGKVLPFPFFSFDEASLKKVALGKLITGMGDQKTYQGELAQPFPVGSRVLDVSQAAGTVTVNFSKEVNSMKPDPQVRQAVVNAVTLTLRQFTGVTGVVIKVEGAETPLEQLVAKADESAVLPLAAPRLLGVVGMKEKGSANVEEIDAFFDRPVDIKELTLSGADGKKIEGDIFQSVFDMAGVLKTKTPLALQPGAPVKVHWKITDKLGRSASGDGEVALEIKEH from the coding sequence ATGACTAAAACGAACCTCGCCCGTACTGTACGGGGCGTATTCCTGCTTCTTCTTCTCGCTGTATTCGCAGGGTGCACCTCCCGTCAGGAGACGCCTCCTGAAGCCAAGGGCAGGGTCAACGCCACCGGCGCTTTCGTGAAGTACTTCGGGCCCGTTCCGCCGGTAGACAAGGGCACCTGTTACGGGTTCGTCATCTACTTCCCGTCCGCCAAGGACCCCGGCAAGGTGCTGCCTTTCCCGTTCTTCAGTTTCGACGAGGCGAGCCTGAAAAAGGTGGCGCTGGGCAAGCTGATAACCGGTATGGGGGACCAGAAGACCTACCAGGGGGAGTTGGCCCAGCCGTTCCCGGTCGGCAGCCGCGTCCTCGATGTCTCCCAAGCCGCCGGCACGGTGACCGTCAACTTCAGCAAGGAAGTCAATTCGATGAAGCCCGACCCCCAAGTGCGGCAGGCGGTGGTCAATGCGGTGACGTTGACCCTGCGCCAGTTCACCGGCGTGACCGGGGTCGTCATCAAGGTCGAAGGTGCCGAGACGCCCCTGGAGCAACTGGTCGCCAAGGCCGATGAGAGTGCTGTGCTTCCTCTTGCCGCGCCCCGGCTTCTGGGTGTCGTCGGCATGAAGGAGAAGGGCTCCGCCAACGTCGAGGAAATCGACGCATTCTTCGACCGGCCGGTCGACATCAAGGAGCTCACCCTCTCCGGTGCCGATGGTAAGAAGATAGAGGGGGATATCTTCCAGTCCGTCTTCGACATGGCCGGCGTTCTGAAGACCAAGACTCCCCTGGCATTGCAACCGGGTGCGCCGGTCAAGGTGCACTGGAAGATCACCGACAAGCTTGGACGGAGCGCATCGGGTGACGGCGAGGTCGCGCTGGAGATAAAGGAACACTGA
- a CDS encoding two-component system sensor histidine kinase NtrB codes for MFKKAILLLGITVTCCLLWFAVYDYREAGPIARENLRGLALSLTTAIEKLAANDPSLETLHSFHPTDVAFFALVDGRGVYRFHSNRDLVGTAVEAPSQMIPLLTRSETRIVLGTGERAYQFSSPVTVRGEPLALVLTLHTYRADAVIRRARLNMTIVLALVVAGWLLSVGLARYARREERHQEELARRETLAKLGEMGAVLAHEIRNPLAGIKGFAQVIAARPQESRNASFAHSIVTEAVRLESLVNDLLAYAANEPEAVADFALANLFDHTVSLLKPDAGTHGVGISWRCPGDLLVRGNRDRIEQALLNLGHNAVQAMPDGGELQFLAERSGKDAVISIRDNGSGIAEEHRQLVFEPFFTTKSRGTGLGLALCRKIVEANRGRITLQSREGEGTVVTLTLPCAR; via the coding sequence ATGTTCAAAAAAGCCATATTGCTGCTGGGCATCACCGTTACCTGCTGTCTGCTCTGGTTCGCCGTCTACGACTACCGCGAGGCCGGGCCCATAGCCAGGGAAAACCTGCGCGGGCTTGCGCTGTCGCTCACCACCGCCATAGAGAAACTGGCCGCCAACGATCCCTCGCTGGAGACTCTGCACTCCTTCCATCCAACCGATGTCGCATTTTTCGCCCTGGTCGATGGCCGCGGCGTCTACCGCTTCCACTCCAACCGCGATCTCGTCGGCACCGCCGTCGAAGCCCCTTCACAAATGATCCCGCTGCTGACCAGGTCCGAGACCCGTATCGTGCTCGGAACCGGGGAGCGTGCCTACCAGTTCAGCTCGCCCGTGACGGTACGCGGGGAGCCGCTTGCCCTGGTGCTTACCCTGCACACCTACCGCGCCGATGCGGTGATACGCCGCGCGCGCCTCAATATGACCATCGTGCTTGCGCTTGTCGTGGCGGGATGGCTCCTGAGCGTGGGCCTCGCGCGGTATGCGCGACGCGAGGAACGTCACCAGGAGGAGTTGGCGCGCAGGGAGACGCTGGCGAAGCTCGGCGAAATGGGTGCCGTACTGGCCCACGAGATCCGCAACCCGCTGGCCGGCATCAAGGGGTTCGCCCAGGTGATCGCCGCCAGGCCCCAGGAGTCCCGCAATGCCTCCTTCGCGCATAGCATCGTGACCGAGGCGGTGCGCCTGGAGAGCCTGGTGAACGATCTTTTGGCCTATGCCGCCAATGAGCCCGAAGCCGTGGCTGATTTCGCCCTGGCGAACCTTTTCGACCACACCGTCTCTCTACTCAAGCCCGATGCTGGTACGCACGGCGTCGGCATCTCCTGGCGCTGTCCCGGCGATCTGCTGGTTCGCGGCAACCGCGACCGGATCGAGCAGGCCCTTCTGAACCTCGGGCATAACGCGGTTCAGGCCATGCCCGATGGGGGGGAGCTGCAGTTCCTGGCAGAGCGGTCAGGCAAGGATGCCGTCATCAGCATCCGGGACAACGGCAGCGGCATTGCCGAGGAGCACCGCCAGCTCGTCTTCGAGCCGTTTTTCACCACCAAAAGCCGCGGGACCGGGTTGGGGCTTGCCCTGTGCAGGAAGATAGTTGAAGCAAACCGTGGCCGCATCACGCTGCAAAGCAGGGAAGGGGAGGGGACCGTGGTCACGCTGACTCTCCCCTGCGCCCGCTGA